A single Candidatus Fusobacterium pullicola DNA region contains:
- a CDS encoding ROK family protein — protein MYLSFDVGGTNTKYSLINKNGEILKSGSIVTQDNRDIIFGRIKEVVKKFQNEGNKIEGLAFSMPGVIDVKRGHMITGGALYDLYDFPFKSELEKYIGIPVELENDVNCVALAEKWLGNAKDLNNFLCLTVGTGVGGAIFVNGEMLRGANFAAGEFGFMITDRREDYEEASLSMSGSVRGGLLKAYAKRKNINWECLTGEEIFELSHNGDEIATKVIDEFYTSLAYSIYNLAVSLNPEKILIGGEITKRSDFIEILEKKVEIIKKDVCPLEMPKLERCKFLNDSGKIGAVYHFILMQKERKN, from the coding sequence ATGTACTTAAGTTTTGATGTTGGAGGAACAAACACAAAATATTCTTTAATAAATAAAAATGGAGAAATTTTAAAAAGTGGCAGTATAGTTACTCAAGACAATAGAGATATAATTTTTGGAAGAATAAAAGAGGTTGTTAAAAAATTTCAAAATGAAGGGAATAAAATAGAAGGCTTAGCTTTCAGTATGCCAGGAGTAATAGATGTTAAAAGAGGACATATGATTACTGGAGGAGCTTTATACGATTTATATGATTTTCCTTTTAAAAGTGAATTGGAAAAATATATAGGTATTCCTGTGGAATTAGAAAATGATGTAAACTGTGTAGCACTTGCAGAAAAATGGTTAGGAAATGCAAAAGATTTGAATAATTTTCTATGCCTAACTGTTGGAACAGGAGTAGGTGGAGCTATCTTCGTGAATGGAGAGATGTTACGTGGGGCTAATTTTGCAGCTGGTGAATTTGGTTTTATGATAACTGATAGAAGAGAAGATTATGAAGAAGCTAGTTTAAGTATGTCTGGGAGTGTAAGGGGAGGATTATTAAAAGCTTATGCTAAGAGAAAAAATATAAACTGGGAATGCTTAACTGGAGAGGAAATATTTGAACTTTCTCACAATGGAGATGAAATAGCTACTAAAGTAATAGATGAATTTTACACTTCGTTAGCTTATTCAATATATAATTTAGCTGTTAGTTTAAATCCAGAAAAAATTCTTATAGGTGGAGAAATAACAAAAAGATCAGATTTTATAGAGATTTTAGAAAAAAAAGTGGAGATAATAAAAAAAGATGTATGTCCATTAGAAATGCCTAAATTGGAAAGATGTAAATTTTTAAATGATTCTGGCAAAATAGGAGCAGTATATCATTTTATTTTAATGCAAAAAGAAAGAAAAAATTAG